One Bacteroidota bacterium DNA window includes the following coding sequences:
- the pstS gene encoding phosphate ABC transporter substrate-binding protein PstS: MKNILLLIVAVVIFASCNNTQQKNGKSQSSEKVSVTAAGATFPLPFYNMVFKKYSDESGTLLTYGGIGSGGGIRSLKDKVVDFGATDAFLSDQEATELPAEIIHIPTCIGAVVIAYNLPGVENLKLSDKLLEGIFMGQITNWNDAQIAALNPGISFPNLDITFVQRSDGSGTTYIFSDYMSKVSKVWEEQVGRGKSLKWPVGIGAKGNPGVAGTIAQTAGSIGYIGSEFAFAQKIAIAEVQNSSGNFIMPTLETISASAQGEIPTDTRVMLTNSSDPNAYPISGFTWLILYKEQSYNNRSLKQAEETLKFISWIIEEKSQAIAQQVHYAPLPDKAIEQAKKILASVTYDGKTLIK; this comes from the coding sequence ATGAAAAACATTTTATTATTAATCGTGGCCGTTGTAATTTTTGCATCATGCAACAATACACAACAAAAAAATGGAAAATCACAAAGCTCAGAAAAAGTAAGTGTAACTGCTGCCGGGGCAACTTTCCCTTTACCTTTCTATAATATGGTATTTAAAAAATATTCCGATGAAAGCGGAACCCTGCTTACTTATGGTGGAATTGGTTCGGGTGGCGGAATCAGAAGTTTAAAAGACAAAGTTGTTGATTTTGGTGCAACCGATGCCTTTTTATCTGATCAGGAGGCTACTGAATTACCTGCCGAAATCATACATATCCCAACTTGTATCGGTGCTGTTGTAATTGCTTATAACCTTCCGGGTGTTGAGAACCTGAAACTTTCGGATAAACTTCTTGAAGGAATATTTATGGGCCAAATAACCAATTGGAATGATGCACAAATTGCAGCCCTGAATCCAGGTATCAGTTTCCCTAATTTAGATATCACTTTTGTCCAACGATCTGATGGAAGCGGAACAACTTATATTTTCAGCGACTATATGAGTAAGGTTAGTAAAGTATGGGAAGAACAAGTTGGTCGTGGTAAATCGTTGAAATGGCCTGTAGGCATTGGTGCCAAAGGAAATCCTGGAGTTGCCGGAACGATAGCTCAAACTGCCGGATCTATTGGTTATATCGGTTCTGAGTTTGCCTTCGCCCAAAAAATTGCAATAGCAGAAGTTCAAAACAGTTCCGGAAATTTCATCATGCCAACACTTGAAACAATCAGTGCATCGGCACAAGGTGAAATTCCTACAGATACCAGAGTGATGTTAACAAATTCTTCCGATCCGAATGCTTATCCAATCAGTGGATTTACCTGGTTAATTCTTTATAAAGAACAATCTTATAATAACAGATCGTTGAAACAAGCCGAAGAAACACTTAAATTTATAAGCTGGATCATAGAAGAGAAATCTCAGGCAATTGCTCAACAGGTTCATTACGCACCATTACCAGACAAAGCAATTGAGCAGGCCAAAAAAATTCTTGCATCCGTAACTTATGATGGTAAAACTTTAATCAAATAA
- the pstC gene encoding phosphate ABC transporter permease subunit PstC: MNNEKITKGILFIASLIIILISAGMVLSLVRGAIPVFKEFGLGFIVSDEWNPSEGREVYGALPFIAGTLITSVLALIISLPLAFSTSLFIGEYYRNKPISKIIGTMVDLLAGIPSIVYGLWGFYVLRPFIVQLGLSPQGFGIFTSGLILAIMIIPYATSITTEIIQMVPNDLKEAAYSLGATRLEVLFNVIIPSARSGIVASYILAFGRALGETMAVTMLIGNSNNIPGGLFDTGNTMASVIANQFGEADGLKLSALIAIGLLLFVLTGIINGAGKLIIKKFA; encoded by the coding sequence ATGAATAATGAAAAAATAACAAAAGGCATCCTTTTTATTGCTTCTTTAATCATTATTTTAATATCGGCAGGAATGGTCCTATCACTTGTTAGGGGAGCCATTCCTGTTTTTAAAGAATTCGGCCTTGGTTTCATCGTTTCTGATGAATGGAACCCTTCTGAAGGGCGCGAGGTTTATGGAGCCCTACCATTTATAGCAGGTACTTTAATTACCTCTGTTCTGGCCCTAATTATTAGTTTGCCACTCGCTTTTTCAACTTCCCTGTTCATTGGCGAATATTATCGAAACAAACCCATCTCAAAAATAATTGGAACCATGGTAGATTTACTTGCCGGAATTCCATCCATTGTTTATGGTTTGTGGGGATTTTACGTATTGCGACCTTTTATTGTTCAATTGGGATTAAGCCCACAGGGCTTTGGGATTTTTACTTCCGGGCTTATTCTCGCAATCATGATTATCCCTTATGCGACTTCAATTACAACCGAAATTATTCAAATGGTTCCGAACGACCTTAAAGAAGCAGCCTACTCTTTAGGTGCTACCAGGCTTGAGGTGCTTTTTAATGTAATTATCCCATCGGCTCGTTCAGGAATAGTTGCCAGTTATATTCTTGCTTTTGGAAGAGCGCTGGGCGAAACAATGGCTGTAACCATGCTAATTGGAAATTCCAACAACATTCCCGGTGGATTGTTTGATACCGGAAATACCATGGCCAGTGTTATTGCCAATCAGTTTGGTGAAGCTGACGGACTTAAGTTAAGTGCTTTGATTGCAATAGGCCTACTATTATTTGTATTGACCGGCATTATAAACGGAGCAGGTAAGTTAATCATTAAAAAATTTGCTTAA
- the pstA gene encoding phosphate ABC transporter permease PstA, with translation MNLSLTYKFKDNNDGGYRASKNKVFQGLVIFFALITISPIILIIYTLVVKGIGQINLSFFTEIAPNTFDAMTAVNNGKIIPGGILNGIAGTVFMVLMASIIAIPVGILIGLFLYENPGKFYANIVRDIADILQGVPSIVLGLISYIWIVKNVTMGYSALAGSVALAIMMLPLILRSTEETLKMIPKSLKEAGAALGVPYYKIILRVLIPTGFSGLLTGILLAISRVVGETAPLMLTALGSSVVNFHIDKPTNAVPLLIWEFYNNPNMVNLIWSSSLFLMAFILTLNLISKRIASKRGAF, from the coding sequence ATGAACTTATCGCTAACATATAAATTTAAAGATAACAACGACGGAGGTTATCGTGCCTCAAAGAACAAAGTTTTTCAAGGACTTGTTATCTTTTTTGCCCTTATTACGATTTCCCCAATTATTCTGATCATCTACACCCTTGTTGTTAAAGGAATTGGACAAATAAATTTAAGTTTTTTCACCGAAATTGCCCCAAACACCTTTGATGCGATGACTGCTGTTAACAATGGTAAAATCATACCGGGTGGAATTTTAAATGGCATTGCAGGTACAGTATTTATGGTTTTGATGGCTAGCATCATCGCAATTCCGGTTGGAATACTCATAGGCTTGTTTTTATATGAAAACCCGGGAAAATTTTATGCAAATATTGTTCGTGATATCGCGGATATCTTACAAGGTGTTCCATCAATCGTTTTAGGTTTAATCTCATATATCTGGATTGTCAAAAATGTAACTATGGGTTATTCAGCATTAGCCGGAAGTGTTGCACTTGCAATCATGATGTTACCCTTAATTTTACGTTCGACCGAGGAGACTTTAAAAATGATCCCGAAAAGCCTGAAAGAAGCCGGAGCTGCATTAGGAGTTCCTTATTATAAAATTATTTTACGGGTTTTAATCCCAACAGGGTTTAGCGGTTTATTGACCGGGATTTTATTGGCTATTTCAAGGGTTGTTGGCGAAACCGCTCCCCTAATGTTAACGGCACTTGGATCTTCAGTCGTTAATTTTCATATTGACAAACCAACCAATGCTGTTCCATTATTAATTTGGGAATTTTATAATAATCCGAACATGGTTAATTTAATTTGGAGTTCATCCTTATTTCTGATGGCCTTTATATTAACTTTAAATTTGATTTCTAAACGAATCGCATCAAAAAGAGGAGCTTTCTAA
- the pstB gene encoding phosphate ABC transporter ATP-binding protein codes for MTISNLNIKEPVLSIHDLSIAYEEDKYAVKDVSADIKKDSITAIMGPSGCGKSTLLRALNRMHDLYPNIITKGKIELNGVDIAEMSNINLRRKVGMVFQHPNPFPTMSIYDNVIAGYKLNGIRQSKTERDEIVEKSLVDVSLWNEVKDSLQKKGTFLSGGQQQRLCIARALAFQPDVILLDEPTSALDPIATAKIEELLLELKNKYSIVLVTHNMAQAARISNQSMFMYLGELVEYGKTKAMFTNPSDKRTEEYLTGKFG; via the coding sequence ATGACAATATCAAACCTAAATATTAAAGAACCTGTTTTAAGTATACACGATTTATCGATTGCATACGAAGAAGACAAGTATGCTGTAAAAGATGTAAGTGCTGATATTAAAAAAGATTCAATTACAGCCATTATGGGCCCTTCGGGTTGTGGAAAAAGTACGCTTCTTCGTGCCTTAAATCGAATGCACGATTTATATCCAAACATTATCACAAAAGGTAAAATTGAATTAAACGGGGTTGATATTGCAGAAATGTCAAACATTAACCTGCGACGAAAAGTAGGAATGGTTTTTCAGCACCCAAATCCATTTCCAACCATGAGCATTTACGATAATGTAATTGCCGGATATAAACTGAACGGGATTCGCCAGAGTAAAACTGAACGGGATGAAATTGTTGAAAAATCATTGGTTGATGTTTCTCTTTGGAACGAGGTAAAGGATTCGTTACAGAAAAAAGGTACATTTTTATCGGGTGGACAACAACAACGACTGTGCATTGCACGGGCACTTGCATTTCAGCCCGATGTAATCTTACTCGATGAACCTACCTCAGCCTTAGATCCAATTGCCACAGCTAAAATTGAAGAGTTATTGCTGGAGCTTAAAAATAAATACTCCATTGTCTTGGTTACGCACAACATGGCTCAGGCAGCGCGAATTTCTAACCAATCAATGTTTATGTATCTTGGCGAATTGGTTGAATATGGTAAAACCAAAGCCATGTTTACTAACCCAAGCGACAAAAGAACAGAAGAATATTTAACCGGAAAATTCGGATAA
- a CDS encoding phosphate uptake regulator PhoU: MNPKKELAIKKIVDDFESLSNLVLLQLNNLEKIIDDFSVENANLKEKTLEKNEAKLDQFEVKISEHIINAIVLYQPMASDLRSLFAIYRMTLNLERIGDMVINIIHYMQQINNPALFQKNSVLIKNMLIMSTNMVTKALLSFTNNDKSYAIWTIKNDEVIDELNHKLMKNAIKQDYLSDETRDLLLNFINLKGIISDIERIADHATNIAEASIYASEGTDIRHKGIENLDEL; encoded by the coding sequence ATGAACCCAAAAAAAGAACTTGCCATCAAAAAAATAGTCGATGACTTTGAAAGTCTTTCAAACCTGGTATTACTTCAGTTGAACAATCTTGAAAAGATTATTGATGATTTTTCTGTAGAAAACGCAAACTTAAAAGAAAAAACACTTGAAAAAAACGAGGCTAAACTCGATCAATTCGAAGTTAAAATAAGTGAACACATTATTAATGCCATCGTACTTTATCAGCCAATGGCATCTGATTTAAGAAGTCTTTTTGCGATTTACCGGATGACGCTTAATCTTGAGCGAATTGGTGATATGGTGATCAATATTATTCACTATATGCAACAAATTAACAATCCGGCTTTGTTTCAGAAAAATTCAGTGCTCATTAAAAATATGCTGATCATGAGTACGAATATGGTCACTAAAGCATTGTTATCATTCACAAATAATGATAAATCGTATGCCATTTGGACCATTAAAAATGATGAGGTAATTGATGAGCTAAATCATAAGCTGATGAAAAATGCCATTAAGCAAGATTACTTAAGTGACGAAACGCGAGATTTATTATTAAATTTCATCAACCTAAAAGGCATTATTTCAGATATCGAAAGAATTGCCGATCATGCGACCAATATTGCCGAAGCATCAATTTATGCTTCTGAGGGCACGGATATCAGGCATAAGGGAATTGAAAACCTTGATGAACTTTAA
- a CDS encoding response regulator transcription factor, producing the protein MSDKKNKILIVDDEEDLCEIIQFNLNGEGYDTDVANSAEAVLKMDLGQYKLILLDVMMGQISGFKLADIMRKELKLSTPIIFITAKTTENDLLTGFSLGADDYITKPFSIKELTARVKAVLTRSKTQDYQPDQVLKIEDVELNFNKKELIIKGQTISLTRKEFEILNLLMSNTDRIFSREEILRTVWEDDIIVTDRTVDVHISRLRKKMNKHGEYLKNKAGYGYCFDYS; encoded by the coding sequence ATGAGCGACAAAAAAAATAAAATACTGATTGTTGACGACGAGGAAGATTTGTGTGAAATCATTCAGTTCAACCTCAATGGAGAAGGCTATGATACCGATGTAGCCAATTCGGCTGAAGCGGTACTAAAAATGGATCTTGGTCAATATAAATTGATTCTTTTGGATGTGATGATGGGGCAAATATCAGGGTTTAAATTAGCCGATATCATGAGAAAGGAGCTAAAATTAAGCACGCCAATTATATTTATTACTGCTAAGACAACCGAAAATGATTTGCTGACCGGATTTAGTTTAGGTGCTGATGATTACATCACCAAACCCTTTTCAATTAAAGAACTTACAGCAAGAGTCAAAGCAGTTTTAACTCGTTCAAAAACCCAGGATTATCAACCTGATCAGGTTTTAAAAATTGAAGATGTTGAATTAAATTTTAACAAAAAGGAGCTTATCATCAAAGGACAAACAATTAGTTTAACCCGTAAAGAATTTGAGATATTGAATTTATTAATGTCTAATACCGATCGTATTTTTAGTCGTGAAGAAATATTAAGAACAGTGTGGGAGGATGACATTATTGTAACTGATCGAACAGTTGACGTACACATTTCCAGACTTCGAAAAAAGATGAACAAACACGGCGAATATCTAAAAAACAAAGCCGGTTACGGTTACTGTTTTGATTACAGCTAA
- a CDS encoding two-component sensor histidine kinase, which yields MKIKLTFKRRLFLYLFIVLVGFTTLVLVFQSQRESEFRRSQLENTLDNITVTTNKYLQKYNILNSGEFSSLNTLMEILPQSSIRITIIDAKGIVLFDSEVNDVTLLENHLRRPEIQESIGADFGANIRRSSSTHETYYYYAKFYGKYFIRTAVLYDISIISYLKSERLFWVFIIGLFFIIWAVLTAVTNKFGKTIDRLKDFVIRLHNHEIISKESDFPDDELGVISRQIVEIYEELKTAKDEITLEKEKLFNHLYALNEGVAFFSSEKKKILTNNYFIQFLNIISDKSSISAEKIFEAEEFQPILDFINEYLKADRYISREQLPQKDHSLTKNGRYFDIKCIIFPDKSFEIIIIDTTRFAKRQLMKQQMTSNIAHELKTPVAAVMGYLETLQNNKLDKEKQTHFIDKAYAQAYRLKDLIDDIQVLNQIEEASGKFKFESLNVKEIIDEVVENLKDRLEENRINLNCSIGNEVIVNGNHSLLLSIFYNLIDNSLKYAGQNISINISVYSEDKNYYYFSLSDTGQGIPEEHLNRIFERFYRIDSGRSRKTGGTGLGLAIVKNAIHLHQGDISARNAKDGGLEFLFTLTKYAESHF from the coding sequence ATGAAAATAAAGTTGACTTTTAAACGAAGATTATTCCTATACCTTTTTATTGTATTGGTTGGTTTTACTACACTTGTGCTTGTATTTCAATCTCAAAGGGAAAGTGAATTCAGGCGAAGCCAACTCGAAAATACCCTGGATAATATTACCGTTACAACCAATAAATATTTACAGAAATATAATATTCTAAATTCGGGTGAATTTTCAAGCCTAAACACCTTAATGGAAATCCTTCCACAATCCTCAATACGAATTACTATTATTGACGCAAAGGGAATTGTTCTTTTTGATAGTGAAGTTAATGACGTAACGTTATTGGAAAATCATTTGCGCAGGCCTGAAATCCAAGAATCAATCGGAGCCGATTTTGGTGCCAATATCAGAAGATCTTCTAGCACTCACGAAACATATTATTACTACGCAAAATTCTACGGTAAGTATTTTATCCGTACGGCTGTTTTGTACGATATAAGTATTATTAGTTACCTCAAATCAGAACGTTTATTTTGGGTTTTCATTATTGGGTTATTTTTTATAATATGGGCTGTGTTAACTGCTGTCACAAATAAATTCGGTAAAACTATCGACCGCCTCAAAGACTTTGTAATCCGATTGCACAATCATGAAATCATATCAAAAGAATCTGATTTTCCGGATGATGAATTGGGGGTTATTAGCCGTCAGATTGTAGAAATTTACGAAGAACTGAAAACAGCCAAAGATGAAATTACGCTTGAAAAAGAAAAGTTATTCAACCATCTGTATGCCCTGAATGAGGGAGTTGCGTTTTTCTCTTCTGAGAAAAAGAAAATATTGACCAATAATTATTTTATTCAATTTCTGAATATTATTTCCGACAAATCAAGTATATCGGCAGAAAAAATATTTGAGGCTGAAGAATTTCAACCCATTTTAGATTTTATTAACGAATACCTAAAGGCCGATCGTTATATTTCAAGGGAACAGTTGCCGCAAAAAGATCACAGTCTGACTAAAAATGGCCGGTATTTCGACATTAAATGCATCATTTTCCCCGATAAAAGTTTTGAAATTATCATTATTGATACCACACGGTTTGCCAAGCGTCAGCTGATGAAGCAACAAATGACCTCAAATATTGCACACGAACTTAAAACACCTGTTGCAGCGGTTATGGGTTATTTAGAAACCCTGCAAAACAATAAACTCGATAAAGAAAAACAAACCCATTTTATTGATAAAGCTTATGCCCAGGCATATCGTTTAAAAGATTTAATTGATGATATTCAGGTATTAAACCAGATTGAAGAAGCCAGTGGTAAATTTAAATTTGAATCTTTAAATGTAAAAGAAATTATTGATGAGGTTGTTGAAAATTTAAAAGACAGGCTCGAAGAAAATAGGATCAATTTAAATTGCAGCATTGGCAACGAAGTTATTGTAAATGGAAATCATTCTTTATTACTCTCCATTTTTTATAATCTGATTGATAACTCTTTAAAATATGCCGGCCAAAATATTTCGATAAATATTTCTGTATATTCTGAAGATAAAAATTATTATTATTTCTCACTTAGCGATACCGGGCAAGGTATCCCGGAGGAACATTTAAACCGGATTTTTGAACGATTTTACAGGATTGATTCGGGGCGTTCGCGAAAGACCGGAGGAACGGGTTTGGGTCTGGCAATAGTCAAAAATGCCATTCATCTGCATCAGGGCGACATCTCAGCCAGAAATGCCAAAGATGGCGGGCTTGAGTTTCTTTTTACTTTAACTAAATATGCAGAATCGCACTTCTAA
- a CDS encoding TonB-dependent receptor: MQINKLLLIIPLLLFTNLLIGQNGFIRGSVFDGKTGESLPGVNISVEGTGNGTTTDLDGKFNFGVVPGTYRLRISYISYETISISDVVVKANEAALFENLKLNEVAVQLGETVITAAAIRNTESALLTMKQKSANVIDGISSSALKRTGDSDAASSMKRITGVSVEGGKYVFVRGLGDRYTKTILNGLDIPGLDPDRNTLQMDIFPTGIIDNLVVNKSFSADLPADFTGGVININIKAFPETKQANISLGLGYNKNSHFNPDFLTYKGGKTDWLGFDDGMRKIPTTNDIPLFSEVVGSPNGERGLRYREILRSFNPTLAASKQTSFMDYSFGASFGNQFQVGKYTMGYIFSVSYKSSSDFFKNAEYGRYGMSSDADITELEVREKQEGDYGVKNLLLSGLAGFAIKSQKSKYRINLLHLQSGESQAGIFDYTNSDQGAEFSGFQHNLEYSQRALSNLLIDGKHNLVSSGWDFEWKISPTISTIKDPDIRYTRYEDRSGNYSIGTEVGFPERIWRDLDEISLAGVLHITKDFKFLQENAKLKFGGAYTYKDRDFVIQNFAINIRNIPLTGDPNEIFREDNLWPYNGSISRGTAYEVPFIPVNPNQYNANLNNIAGYVSFDFNPLKKLKAIAGVRVEKYEMYYTGQDQLGTKVLDNENVLDNFNFFPTLNLIYKLNESQNLRLSFSKTIARPSFKELSYAEIFDPISGRTFIGGLFRDANDVSGIEYWDGNLTSTDILNYDFRWEIFQKNGQTISASLFYKLFDRPIEMVQYATQSGSYQPRNVGDGQIIGAEIELRQNLHLFGEAFRNFSLNMNFTYTKSKIELSSTEYTSRVYHARTGQKIEKYRDMAGQAPFIINAGFAYSGGENGFWKSLEAGLYYNVQGETIQYVGIADRPDIYLVPFHSLNFNANKNFGKNQHFQISLKIENLLNNIKESVYKSFNAADQFYSRIDPGTIYQVKLSYSF, from the coding sequence ATGCAAATAAATAAATTGTTGTTGATCATCCCATTATTATTGTTTACAAATTTGTTAATTGGCCAGAATGGTTTTATCAGGGGTTCTGTTTTTGATGGAAAAACAGGAGAATCGTTGCCCGGTGTAAATATTTCTGTTGAAGGAACAGGAAACGGTACAACTACCGATTTGGATGGTAAGTTTAATTTTGGGGTCGTCCCGGGAACCTATCGATTAAGAATTTCTTATATTTCTTACGAAACAATTAGTATTAGTGATGTTGTTGTAAAAGCCAATGAAGCTGCTTTGTTTGAAAACCTTAAATTAAACGAAGTTGCGGTTCAGTTAGGTGAAACGGTCATCACTGCTGCAGCTATTCGAAATACAGAGTCGGCCCTGCTTACCATGAAACAAAAATCTGCGAATGTGATTGACGGTATTTCTTCATCAGCCTTAAAAAGGACTGGTGATTCGGATGCTGCTTCATCAATGAAGCGCATAACTGGCGTTTCGGTTGAAGGAGGAAAATATGTTTTTGTTCGAGGTTTGGGCGATCGTTATACAAAAACGATTCTTAACGGCCTCGATATTCCGGGCCTCGATCCCGACAGGAATACCCTGCAAATGGACATATTCCCTACAGGTATTATCGATAATCTGGTGGTGAATAAATCATTTAGTGCCGATTTGCCTGCCGACTTTACCGGGGGTGTAATCAATATTAACATTAAAGCATTCCCCGAAACTAAACAGGCCAATATTTCCTTGGGATTGGGATACAATAAAAACTCTCATTTTAATCCTGATTTTTTGACTTATAAGGGTGGAAAAACAGACTGGCTGGGTTTTGACGACGGGATGCGTAAAATACCTACTACAAACGATATTCCCCTATTCTCGGAAGTGGTTGGCAGCCCGAACGGGGAAAGAGGCCTCAGGTACAGGGAAATTCTTCGTTCGTTTAATCCAACTTTAGCTGCTTCAAAACAAACCAGTTTTATGGATTACAGTTTTGGGGCTTCTTTCGGCAACCAGTTCCAGGTCGGTAAATATACAATGGGATATATTTTTTCAGTATCATATAAAAGCAGTTCCGATTTTTTTAAAAACGCTGAATATGGAAGGTATGGAATGTCATCTGATGCCGATATAACTGAATTGGAAGTACGCGAAAAACAAGAGGGCGATTATGGAGTTAAAAACTTACTGTTAAGCGGACTGGCGGGTTTTGCAATAAAATCTCAAAAGTCAAAATACAGAATTAACTTGCTTCACTTACAGAGCGGTGAATCGCAGGCAGGTATTTTCGATTATACGAACTCCGATCAGGGGGCTGAATTTTCAGGTTTTCAGCACAACCTCGAGTACAGCCAGCGTGCACTTTCTAATTTGTTAATTGATGGCAAACATAATTTGGTTTCAAGTGGATGGGATTTTGAATGGAAGATTTCGCCAACCATTTCAACGATAAAAGATCCCGATATCCGGTATACCCGGTATGAAGATCGCAGCGGTAATTATTCCATTGGTACGGAAGTGGGTTTTCCTGAAAGAATCTGGCGCGATTTGGATGAAATTAGCCTTGCAGGGGTTTTGCATATAACAAAAGATTTTAAATTTTTACAAGAAAATGCAAAACTGAAATTTGGTGGCGCTTATACTTATAAAGATCGTGATTTTGTTATTCAAAACTTTGCAATTAACATCCGAAACATCCCGTTAACCGGCGATCCGAATGAAATTTTCCGCGAAGATAATCTGTGGCCTTATAATGGGTCAATTAGCAGGGGAACGGCTTACGAAGTGCCGTTTATCCCGGTAAATCCAAATCAGTATAATGCAAACCTGAATAATATTGCCGGTTATGTGTCGTTCGATTTTAACCCGTTAAAAAAACTGAAAGCAATTGCAGGTGTCAGGGTTGAAAAATATGAAATGTATTACACCGGTCAGGATCAGTTAGGCACGAAAGTTCTTGACAATGAAAATGTTCTTGATAATTTTAATTTTTTCCCGACATTAAATTTGATATATAAGCTTAACGAAAGCCAGAATCTGCGTTTATCTTTTTCCAAAACAATTGCGCGGCCTTCATTCAAGGAATTGTCGTATGCCGAAATTTTCGACCCCATTAGCGGGCGTACTTTTATTGGCGGTTTGTTCCGCGATGCCAACGATGTTTCCGGCATAGAGTATTGGGATGGAAATTTAACCAGCACAGATATACTGAATTATGATTTTCGCTGGGAAATTTTTCAGAAAAACGGTCAAACTATTTCGGCAAGTTTATTCTACAAATTATTTGACAGGCCTATCGAGATGGTGCAATATGCAACCCAATCCGGCTCCTACCAACCCCGAAATGTTGGCGATGGACAAATAATCGGCGCTGAGATTGAATTACGTCAGAATCTGCATTTATTCGGGGAAGCTTTCCGGAATTTCAGCTTAAATATGAATTTCACTTATACAAAATCAAAAATTGAATTAAGCTCAACTGAATATACTTCGCGGGTTTATCATGCCCGAACCGGACAGAAAATTGAAAAATACCGCGACATGGCAGGTCAGGCACCATTTATTATTAATGCTGGCTTTGCATATAGTGGAGGCGAAAATGGCTTTTGGAAAAGCCTTGAGGCCGGATTATATTATAATGTTCAGGGCGAAACCATACAGTATGTTGGCATTGCTGATCGACCCGATATTTATTTGGTTCCCTTTCACAGTTTGAATTTTAATGCCAACAAAAATTTTGGTAAAAATCAGCATTTTCAAATTAGCTTAAAAATTGAAAATTTGCTAAACAATATTAAAGAATCGGTTTATAAATCTTTTAATGCAGCGGACCAGTTTTATTCAAGAATCGATCCCGGAACTATTTATCAAGTTAAATTGAGTTATTCATTTTAA
- a CDS encoding toxin-antitoxin system YwqK family antitoxin, translated as MKIKYNPQLIIASILTFVVIAVNAQNIQIKDGLYYKMGMLYTGIHVEHYDNKQPKAQYKIKNGTLDGLTVFYYESGAKKEQSSYKEGKKDGIWINWSEKGSKIAEAHYVGDKKHGAWFIWDEKGNLLYEMHYRMGEKTGIWKMYDASGKLINERTYQGIN; from the coding sequence ATGAAAATAAAATATAATCCCCAATTAATAATAGCATCCATTTTAACTTTTGTGGTAATTGCTGTTAACGCTCAAAATATCCAAATTAAAGATGGCCTTTATTATAAAATGGGAATGCTTTATACCGGAATTCATGTTGAACATTATGATAATAAACAACCAAAGGCACAGTATAAAATTAAAAATGGAACCCTGGATGGATTAACTGTTTTCTATTATGAAAGTGGTGCAAAAAAAGAACAAAGCTCATATAAAGAGGGTAAAAAAGATGGCATTTGGATCAACTGGAGTGAAAAAGGATCTAAAATTGCTGAGGCACATTATGTGGGTGATAAAAAGCATGGAGCGTGGTTCATTTGGGATGAGAAAGGCAATCTTTTGTATGAGATGCATTATCGTATGGGTGAAAAAACAGGAATTTGGAAAATGTACGATGCCTCGGGTAAATTAATTAATGAAAGAACTTATCAGGGCATAAATTAA
- a CDS encoding carboxypeptidase-like regulatory domain-containing protein, producing the protein MKKILISAVLVIVTIIAFTANNTKETNTDTANTSVTLSGKVIDLVSGEALTGVGIEIEGSNKKVYSDFDGNYTISNLKPGEYNVIASYISYNKSYIEKINVKSNEALNIKLQTSN; encoded by the coding sequence ATGAAAAAAATTCTGATCTCTGCCGTTTTAGTTATTGTTACAATTATTGCTTTTACAGCAAATAACACAAAAGAAACCAATACAGATACAGCAAATACTAGTGTTACGCTAAGTGGAAAAGTTATTGATTTGGTTTCCGGCGAAGCCCTTACGGGTGTAGGAATCGAAATTGAAGGTTCAAACAAAAAAGTTTATTCTGACTTTGACGGGAACTATACCATTTCAAACCTAAAACCAGGCGAGTACAATGTTATTGCTTCTTATATTTCATATAACAAAAGTTATATCGAGAAAATTAATGTGAAGAGCAATGAAGCCTTAAACATTAAATTACAAACTTCAAATTAA